From the genome of Treponema peruense:
GCGGTAAAAGCGGGCTGCAAAATCGTACAGGGCCGTTCTTACTTCGGGAATTGTTTTTGAACCGAAAAGAGCCGGGTAGATTCCGCTTTCGTGCTTCCAGGGCGCATCTCGGAATATGCGTGAGTCAATAGCGCGGTTAATGAAGCCCGAAGAAGAGAGTGCATTTTCGTTTACTTCTGAGCGCAGTTCGTTATAGCAGCGCTTTAAGTCTTTATCAGAAAAAAATGGTTTTGTGACCTGAGCTGCCATTTGTGAAAGCGCCGTTTCAAGATAATCAGCGGCAAAGTCGGCAGAAAGTTTTGTGCAGTCGGCAAGACATTCTGCTCCGGTAAGCTTTGCAAAAAGAGGCGCTAGTCCGGTTGTGGAGGCTGTCTGTGCAGAAAATCCTGCGCGCGAAAGAAATTCTGCATGAAAAACAGGGGATGCCACGTCTTTTAGAAAATAAATTCTGAATCCGTTGGGAAGAGTCATTATTTTAAGCTGTCTCTGGGAGTTTTCTGTAATATAACTTTCTGTTTGTGCACTTACGGTAAATGTTGCGGCCAGTAAAATAAGAATAATCGCGGTTTTGCGCAGAAGTTTTTGCATTGTAAAATAATACCACACCCACTCTTTTGTGAAAAGTCATACTTGCGGAATGGCCGTGTTGCGTATATAATTTATTGCAGATGTATTCAGGGGGTTGTAATGTCAGTTGTAAGGGTTTTGGACGGGAAAAGTCCCATGAGGGAACCGCCTGCAGAGCTTTTGAAGGGAAAGCGTCATCTTACGGCGCAGGAAATAGAAATTTTAAAGTCCAACCGCAATACCTGTTATCTTGAGCGGTGGAATTTGATATATGTAAGCGAAGTTCCGGGGGAATTTGACCCGTCGCTTGTTATTCAGAATGATTTTTACGGTTATGTCGTAATGGGCAGAATCCGCAATGCACTTCTTAAATTCCACGATCTTGAACTTCGTGTCGGAATTTACCGTTCAGTGCTGGGTTTTGTTTCACTCGGCGACGACTGTGTAGTAAATAACGTAAGCTATCTTGTAAATTACCGCATTGCAAACCGCGTAATGCTTTTTAATATTCAGGAAATGTCCTGTACGTTTCATTCCAAATTCGGCGAGGGAATTCTTAAGGAAGGCGAACCCGAGTCAAACAGAATATGGATTGGCGTAGGAAACGAAAACAACGGCCGTGGAGTTCTTCCCTTTAAGGATATGATTCCGGCAGATGCCTGGTGCTGGTCAAGATACCGCGATGACAGTCAGCTTATGGACCGCTTTGTTGAACTTACGGAATACGGCAACGACGGCCTTAAGAACACTTACGGCATTGTGGAAGATGATGTTGTAATAAAAAACTGTACGCTTCTTAAAGACGTGCGCATAGGGGCAAATGCCTATATAAAAGGTGCATTCAAACTTAAGAATATTACGGTTTTGTCTTCCCCGCAGGAACAGAGCCAGATTGGCGAAGGCGTAGAAATGGTAAACGGAATAATGGGCTACGGAAGCCGCGTGTTCTATCAGGCCATTGCCGTGCGCTTTGTTATAGGAAGAAACTGCCAGTTAAAATACGGTGCCCGTCTTCTCAATTCCATTCTGGGCGACAATTCCATGGTTTCTTGCTGTGAACTGCTCAATAATCTTATTTTTCCGTTCCACGAGCAGCACCACAACTCTTCATTCCTTATTGCAGCGACACTTATGGGACAAAGCAACATCGCTTCTGCCGCAACAATCGGTTCAAACCACAACTCGCGTAGTCCTGACGGCGAACTTCTTGCAGGCCGCGGTTTCTGGCCGGGACTGTGCAGCGACTTCAAGTATGACTCAAGGTTTGCATCTTTTGTACTTGTTGCAAAGGGAAGCTACCAGAATGAACTCAATATTACGTATCCTTTTTCACTTGTGGCTAACAGCAATACGGACTGCACTGTTCACATAATCCCGGCATACTGGTTTCTTTACAATATGTTTGCGATTGTAAGAAACAAGTACAAGTTTGTTTCAAGAGACAAGCGTGTCGTAAAGGTACAGCATATAGAAACAAACCCGCTTGCCCCGGACACAATGCAGGAAATAGAAGCCTCTGTAGTAAGAATTATTGAACTTACCGGCCGTTACCTTAAGCTTCCTTATGAAACAGCAGCAAAAATGACTGAATTCAACCCAAATCCGAAACTTCTCGATGAATTCCGCGAAAGAGCCGCATTCTCAAAGGACGGAGAAGAACTGTACCACGTGGCAAAAGATTATCTTCACCAGAATTCAGAGTCAAAATTCTTTCTTTCGGACGACCGTTGCCAGAAAAAGTACGGCGCACTTATCTGCAAACCAGCCCAGGCATACAAAGAATACCGTCGCATAATGAAATATTTCTGCGTGGACTCGCTTATGGAATGGGTCTGCGAATGCGGAAGGGAAACTCTTGTTCCCGAAGACCTTGAAACCATAAGAAAAATTCCTCTTTACAAAAACTGGGTAAACGCCGGCGGCCAGATTATTCCGCAGGAAAAACTTGACGAAATGTTCTCGCTTGTAAAGGAACGCAGGATAAACACCTGGAATGAAGTACACGCCTTTTACGATGAATGCCAGAAATCCTACTGCGGCTACAAGGTGCGTTATGCTGTTTATCTTCTTGAACGCCTTTATTCCACGCCCATTACAATGTTCGGAAAGGACATGTTCGATGACCTTATGCGTGACGTTGCGTATGTTTCGCTCAATATGCTTGAATCTTCCATTTCTACGCGCGGCAAGGATTATACAGACTTTTTCCGCTCAATTACGTTCAGAAACAAGGAAGAAAAAAATGCTGTACTGGGTGAACTTTGCGACAATTCCTTTCTCAAAGACCTCAAACAGTCAACAGAAGCCTTTGATTCTGCACTTGAAAAACTGTTCCGCACGCTCATAACCTGACATACACAGGCGTCGTGTATATTGACTTTTATTTTATTTTGGAGTATAAAAATAATTATGAAATACTTTGAACTACTACTATCTTTGAATTTCTCCTCATTGAGCCGAATCTAAGGTGCTGGTAGGCAGGTATATTTTCAATACTTAAACTACAGACCTGTTGCTTCGGCAGCAGGTCTTTTTTTTGTACAAAATTTTTATGTAAGTCAGGAGTTTGCTATGACAATGAATCCAATGGGAAAGTACGCACCTATTGCAGATATTCCCCTTCAGAACAGAAAGTGGCCGTCACAGAAAATTACAAAGGCGCCTGTATGGTGTTCGGTAGACCTTCGCGACGGAAACCAGGCCCTCGTTAATCCTATGGGAATTGAAACAAAGCTTGCATTTTTTGATCTTCTGGTAAAACTCGGATTCAAGGAAATTGAAGTAGGATTCCCCGCTGCAAGTGACACGGAGTACGAGTTTATCCGCAGGCTTATTGACGAAAACCGCATTCCAGAGGATGTTACAATCCAGGTTTTGTGTCAGGCACGCGAAAAGCTTGTCAAAAAAACAATAGAATGCCTTAAGGGTGCGCCCCGTGCAATTTTTCACATTTACAATTCAACTTCTCCTGCGCAGAGAAAATATACGTTCGGCAAGTCAAAGGAAGAAATCAAGCAGATTGCCATAGACGGTGTAAAGTGCATAAAAAGCTGCATTTCTGAAGAAGACCGCAAAAGAATCCGCCTGGAATATTCTCCCGAAAGTTTTTCAATGACAGAAATTGACTATGCCGTTGAGATTTGTGAAGCCGTAAAAGCTGAATGGGGATGCTCTGCCTCAGAAAAGATTATATTCAACCTTCCCACAACAGTTGAATGTTCTACGCCCAATGTGTATGCTGACCAGATTGAATATTTTTGCACGCATATTTCTGACAGGGACAGCGTTATTGTAAGCACGCACTGCCACAATGACCGCGGAACAGGAGTTGCCAGCTGCGAACTGGGACTTCTTGCCGGTGCCGACCGCGTAGAAGGATGTCTGTTCGGAAACGGCGAGCGTACAGGTAACCTTGACATTGTGAATGTTGCGCTCAATATGTTCTCTCAGGGCGTGGACCCGGAGCTTGACTTCCATGAAATAGAAAAAGTTGCAGAACTTTACACTGAATATACAGGAATGAATGTTAACCCGCGCACACCTTACGCCGGGGAACTTGTGTTTACGGCCTTCAGCGGAAGCCACCAGGATGCTATCAGAAAAGGAATGGCAGCACGTGCAAAGATGGACCGCAATGCTCTCTGGGATGTTCCGTACCTTCTTATTGACCCGCATGACATTGGCCGCCAGTATGAGGGCATCATAAGAATAAACAGCCAGTCAGGAAAGGGCGGCGCTGCATATATTCTTGAGCAGGACTACGGTCTTACTCTTCCGAAGGCAATGCACCCGGCTTTGGGCGATGTAATAAAACATGCCGCAGACAAAGCACAGCGCGAGCTTAAGCCTGCCGAGATTTATGACCTTTTTGTAAAGCAGTGGCTTGAAGCAAAGGGTAATCTTGAAATCATGGATCTTGCCGAAACACACCTTGACGCCAAACAGAATTCCCAGTCAGAGGCAACGACACTCTGCCGTGCAGTCGTAGGCTGGAAAGGAAAGCAGTTTGCCATTGGAGAAAAAGGAAACGGACCGCTTGATGCATTTGCAAGTGCTCTTTCAAAGACGCCTGCACCCAAATTCAGCATTACGGCTTTTCATGAACACAGCATCGGTACAGGAAACGATACTTCGGCTGTAGCTTATGTCCAGATAACATGCGAAAACGGAAGCCAGTACTGGGGCGCCGGAAAGTCTACCAGCGTAGGCCGCGCGGGAATTGACGCCGTTGTAAGCGCAATAAACCAGATTTCCTGATCTGCAAACGTTTAAAAAGACCTGAAAAACCGCAGAATAAAAGAAAAACCCCGTCTGTTCAACGAACGGGCGGGGCTAAAGGAGAGGAGGATGCAGAAAACTTAAAAAACTGCAATTAGTTCACGGTGGAAAATGCTTGTTCCGTGAATCTATAAATATAACCTTCCAACCTTTCTGCGGTTACAGTCTATATTAAAAAAAATTGATTTATTCCTAAAAAAGTCAAAACAGCCGGTGTCTGTTGTTAAACTATTCTGGTTTCTTCCTTTCCTATCTTGAGTATCATTTCAATTATGGGCGACCTTATTTCGTAAGGCATTTTTCTGAGCGCACTTACTGCTGTCTGTAATATCTGCCTTGAGTCTGAATTTGCTTGCGGTTTTTGTGCCTGAAGGGGTGTTTCCTGACGAATGCGGCACTGGTCTTCCTTAAGCAGGTCTTCCAGCGGAACCCTTAGAACTTTTGATACGCGAAGGGCTGTGTCGGCTCCGGGCATACTGTTTCTTTCAAGTCCCAGACCGATTGACGCGTAAGAAATATTTGCCTTGTAAGCAAGATCTTTTCTGGATATACCCTGAAAAACTCTTTCCTGTTCGACATTATTCCAAAATCCCATATCTTTTTTTACTACAATAGATAAATAATGTTACTTGAAATATTACAATAGATATAATATATTACTATTGTAGTTTTAATAGTGGCTCTTTTGGGGCTGAATACCAACGTCTTTATTTACAGAGTGTTTTATGCGTTTAAATAATTTTTTTAAGTCATTTCTGCTTGTTTCGGCAGGATTTTTGTTTTCACTTCAGTCTGTTTATTCCGAGATTTTTGAACTTGATGACACACCGGCGTCTGTTCCCGAATCATCTGACAAGGAATATGCGCTTAATGCAAAGATGGCGCTGTCAAACCCAGACTATCCTGTTACTGCCGGCGATATTTATACGCTGTCATTTGTTGCAGGAAAAACACCTGTTTCTTATCCTATTACAGTAG
Proteins encoded in this window:
- a CDS encoding DUF4954 family protein, whose translation is MSVVRVLDGKSPMREPPAELLKGKRHLTAQEIEILKSNRNTCYLERWNLIYVSEVPGEFDPSLVIQNDFYGYVVMGRIRNALLKFHDLELRVGIYRSVLGFVSLGDDCVVNNVSYLVNYRIANRVMLFNIQEMSCTFHSKFGEGILKEGEPESNRIWIGVGNENNGRGVLPFKDMIPADAWCWSRYRDDSQLMDRFVELTEYGNDGLKNTYGIVEDDVVIKNCTLLKDVRIGANAYIKGAFKLKNITVLSSPQEQSQIGEGVEMVNGIMGYGSRVFYQAIAVRFVIGRNCQLKYGARLLNSILGDNSMVSCCELLNNLIFPFHEQHHNSSFLIAATLMGQSNIASAATIGSNHNSRSPDGELLAGRGFWPGLCSDFKYDSRFASFVLVAKGSYQNELNITYPFSLVANSNTDCTVHIIPAYWFLYNMFAIVRNKYKFVSRDKRVVKVQHIETNPLAPDTMQEIEASVVRIIELTGRYLKLPYETAAKMTEFNPNPKLLDEFRERAAFSKDGEELYHVAKDYLHQNSESKFFLSDDRCQKKYGALICKPAQAYKEYRRIMKYFCVDSLMEWVCECGRETLVPEDLETIRKIPLYKNWVNAGGQIIPQEKLDEMFSLVKERRINTWNEVHAFYDECQKSYCGYKVRYAVYLLERLYSTPITMFGKDMFDDLMRDVAYVSLNMLESSISTRGKDYTDFFRSITFRNKEEKNAVLGELCDNSFLKDLKQSTEAFDSALEKLFRTLIT
- the leuA gene encoding 2-isopropylmalate synthase, which gives rise to MTMNPMGKYAPIADIPLQNRKWPSQKITKAPVWCSVDLRDGNQALVNPMGIETKLAFFDLLVKLGFKEIEVGFPAASDTEYEFIRRLIDENRIPEDVTIQVLCQAREKLVKKTIECLKGAPRAIFHIYNSTSPAQRKYTFGKSKEEIKQIAIDGVKCIKSCISEEDRKRIRLEYSPESFSMTEIDYAVEICEAVKAEWGCSASEKIIFNLPTTVECSTPNVYADQIEYFCTHISDRDSVIVSTHCHNDRGTGVASCELGLLAGADRVEGCLFGNGERTGNLDIVNVALNMFSQGVDPELDFHEIEKVAELYTEYTGMNVNPRTPYAGELVFTAFSGSHQDAIRKGMAARAKMDRNALWDVPYLLIDPHDIGRQYEGIIRINSQSGKGGAAYILEQDYGLTLPKAMHPALGDVIKHAADKAQRELKPAEIYDLFVKQWLEAKGNLEIMDLAETHLDAKQNSQSEATTLCRAVVGWKGKQFAIGEKGNGPLDAFASALSKTPAPKFSITAFHEHSIGTGNDTSAVAYVQITCENGSQYWGAGKSTSVGRAGIDAVVSAINQIS
- a CDS encoding helix-turn-helix transcriptional regulator: MGFWNNVEQERVFQGISRKDLAYKANISYASIGLGLERNSMPGADTALRVSKVLRVPLEDLLKEDQCRIRQETPLQAQKPQANSDSRQILQTAVSALRKMPYEIRSPIIEMILKIGKEETRIV